The nucleotide sequence GCGCGAGCGCGCGCTCATGGGTGCCGGGCTTGCCGATCTGGAGCCCGTCGAAGGTCGCGACCTGATCCGACCCGATCACGAGCACGCCGTCGGGCGCGTCGATCGTCGCGGCGACGGCGCGCGCTTTCGCGCCGGCGAGCCGCAGGGCGGTCGCGGCCGGCGTTTCGCCGTCGTGCGGGGTTTCGTCGAGGTCGGGCGACACGACGTCGAAGGGGATGCCGAGGCGCTCGAGGAGCGCGCGGCGGTAGCGTGAACTGGAGGCAAGAATCAGCCGCGGCGGGCGGCAAACGGTATCCGGCATGGTCGGTTGGATCGGTGAGTCGTCAGGTGTTGTGCGGCGTTGCGCGGACGCAAGCTTAAGTGATTGACCGCAAAAGGTAAAACAGGTATGCTTTCCCGCTTTTCGTCGGCAGGCTTCCGTGTGGTGGCGCCTGCCGGGTCTTCGGAAGTAAAGTACGTCATCCGTGGATGAGCCGTACGCGAGCGGTACCAAGCCGGATTCGCAAGTCAGCCTGTAGGCAGGAGCGCACATGAACACTTCTTCTGGCAAACCGGCTGCGGCGCTTGATCCGCATGCAATCGACCTGTTCGAGTTCGCCCGCAGCGGGCGGCAGGCATCTGGTGCGGTGCGCCTCTCGCAACTGCCGCGCATGTTAAACGAAGTGCCCGCGGACGCGCCAGATCGCGACACGGTCTTCACATGGCAGGCGGAAGGGTTCACCCAGAAGGAATTGCAGGACGACGGCGCCGACGGGCAGCAGCCGTATCTGCGACTTGCGGTGCACGGCCATGCGTGGCTCACGTGCCAGCGCTGCATGACCCCGTACGACCAGGCGTTCGACGTCGACATGACGTACCGGATCGTCGCGACCGAAGAAGAAGCTGAAGAATTTCCGCTCGACGACGATGAAGCCGATGTGATCGTGGGCTCACGCCAGTTCGATCTCGTCGACTTGATCGAAGAGGAATTGCTGCTTTCGTTGCCGCTCGTGCCCAAGCACGAGGTTTGCCCGGCAGTTCACGAAAGCCTCGTGTCGGGTGCGAGCGGTCCCGCGGAAGCGGCGGACGAAGAGTCCGACGAAACCGGGGACGAAGGCAAACGGCCGAATCCGTTCGCAGCGCTGCAAGCGCTGAAGAAGGACGGTGACGGCACCAAGAAACACTAAGCAGTTGTGGCGCGGGAAGGCGTAAAGGCTTTGGGCCAGGGTAGTTAAGCGCCGGATCGGGCTGTGTTAGAATCCGGAAAATTATTTAGGAGTTAGTCATGGCAGTCCAGCAAAACAAGAAGTCGCCGTCGAAGCGCGGCATGCATCGTTCGCACGATTTCCTGACGGCAGCGCCGCTGGCAGTCGAGCCGAGCACGGGTGAAGTGCATCTGCGTCACCACGTCAGCCCGAACGGCTACTACCGCGGCAAGAAAGTCGTCAAGACGAAGAACGACTAAGCGTCAAGTCACGCGTTGCGCGCTACGCTTGCCGTTCGCGTGACAACTGGTTCGCTTGACACTTTCCTGGCTCAACAAAAAGGCGGCATTCAACTGCCGCTTTTTTGTGCCTGAAATTCGTCGCATTCCATGACCGTAAAGCTCACAATCGATTGCATGGGAGGCGACCACGGCCCGTCCGTGACCGTTCCCGCGGCAGTCAAGTTCGTCCGCGCGCATCCCGATGCGCACCTGATGCTCGTCGGCATCGAAAGCGCGATCCGCGCTCAGCTGAAAAAGCTGAAAGCCCTCGACGATCCCGCGCTGACCATCGTTCCCGCCACCGAAGTCGTGGCGATGGACGACCCTGTCGAAGTGGCGTTGCGCAAGAAGAAGGATTCTTCGATGCGCGTCGCACTCAACCACGTCAAGGAAGGCGCGGCGCAGGCCTGCATCTCCGCCGGCAATACCGGCGCGCTGATGGCCGTTTCCCGTTACGTACTCAAGACGCTGCCCGGCATCGAGCGGCCCGCGATCGCGTTCGCGCTGCCGAACCCGACCGGCTACACGATGATGCTGGACCTCGGCGCGAACGTCGACTGCGAGCCGCAGCACCTGCTGCAGTTCGCGGAAATGGGGCACGCACTCGTGGCGGCGCTCGAAGGCAAGGAGCGTCCGACGATCGGCCTGCTGAACATCGGCGAAGAGGTGATCAAGGGCAACGAGACGATCAAGCGCGCAGGCGAACTGCTGCGTGCCAGCACGCTCAATTTCCGCGGCAACGTCGAAGGCAACGACATCTACAAGGGCACGGTCGACGTGATCGTGTGCGACGGCTTCGTCGGCAACGTCGCGCTGAAGACGTCCGAGGGGCTCGCGCAGATGCTGTCGGACATCATCCGCGAGGAGTTCGGCCGTTCGCTGATGTCGAAGCTGATGGCGCTGCTCGCGCTGCCTGTCCTGATGCGTTTCAAGAAGCGCGTCGACCACCGCCAGTACAACGGCGCGGCGCTGCTGGGGCTGAAAAGCCTCGTGATCAAGAGCCACGGTTCGGCCGATGCCTACGCGTTTGAGTGGGCGATCAAACGCGGGTATGATGCCGTCAAAAACGGCGTGCTGGAGCGCCTCGCGCGCGCGATGGCGGATAATTCAGTGTCGCTCGGCGAAGGCGAGCACGACGCGGGCGGTGCGGGCCATGCAAGCCCTGCCGCAGGCCATCACGCCGACCCTTCCGCTGCGCAATCCTCTAAAGCATAAATGGCCCAATCGACTCTCTATTCCCGCGTGCTCGGCACGGGCAGCTACCTGCCGCCTGACCGCGTCACGAACCAGCAGTTGACCGATCGCCTTGCGAAGGAAGGCATCGAGACGAGCGATGAATGGATCGTTGCGCGCACGGGTATCCATGCGCGCCATTTCGCCGCACCCGACGTCACGACCAGCGATCTCGCGCTCGAGGCGTCGCGTCGCGCGATCGAAGCCGCCGGCATCGATCCGCAGTCGATCGACCTGATCATCGTCGCGACTTCGACCCCCGATTTCGTGTTCCCGAGCACCGCGTGCCTGCTGCAGAACAAGCTCGGCATCAAGAACGGCGGCGCGGCATTCGACGTGCAGGCCGTGTGCTCGGGCTTCGCGTACGCGATGGCGACGGCCGACAGCTTCATCCGCAGCGGCCAGCACCGCACGGCGCTCGTCGTCGGCGCGGAGACGTTCTCGCGCATTCTCGACTTCAAGGACCGCACGACCTGCGTGCTGTTCGGCGACGGCGCGGGCGCGGTGATCCTGTCCGCGTCGGAAGAGCCGGGCGTGCTCGGCAGCGCGCTGCACGCGGACGGCAGCTATTCGCACATCCTCTGCACGCCGGGCAACGTCAACCGCGGCGTGATCGAAGGCAGCGCGTTCCTGTACATGGACGGGCAGGCCGTGTTCAAGCTCGCGGTCAACGTGCTCGAGAAGGTCGCGATCGAGGCGCTCGCGAAGGCGAATCTCGCGCCCGAGCAGATCGACTGGCTGATTCCGCACCAGGCCAACATCCGCATCATGACCAGCACCTGCCGCAAGCTCGGCCTGCCGCAGGAGCGCATGGTCGTGACGGTCGACCAGCACGGCAACACATCGGCCGCGTCGATCCCGCTGGCGCTCGATACCGCGGTGCGCGACGGACGCATCCAGCGCGGCCAGCACGTGCTGATCGAAGGCGTCGGCGGCGGCTTTACCTGGGGCGCGTCGGTCTTCCGCTACTGATCCGCGGCGCGCGACAGCTGCGCGCGGATCCCATCGGCGCGCCATTCGTGCGCGCCGTCCGAATCGATTCAATTGGGGACGATATGAAATTTGCATTCGTATTTCCGGGGCAGGGCTCGCAGGCGGTCGGCATGCTCAACGCATTCGCCGATCTGGCCGTCGTGCGCGAGACGCTCCAGGAAGCGTCCGATGCACTCAATCAGGATCTCGGCAAGCTGATCGCCGAAGGCCCGGCCGAAGAGCTGAACCTCACCACCAACACGCAGCCCGTGATGCTGACCGCAGCCTATGCGTGCTATCGCGCGTGGCAGCAGGCAGGCGGCCCGGCGCCGTCGATCGTCGCCGGCCACAGCCTCGGCGAATACACGGCGCTCGTCGCTGCCGGCGCGCTCGCGTTCAAGGACGCGGTGCCGCTCGTGCGCTTCCGTGCGCAGGCGATGCAGACGGCCGTGCCGGTCGGCCAGGGCGGCATGGCCGCGATCCTGGGCCTCGATGACGACACGGTGCGCGCGGTCTGCGCCGAAGCCGCGGAAGCGGGCGTCGTCGAAGCGGTGAACTTCAATGCACCCGCGCAGGTCGTTATCGCAGGCAACAAGGCCGCGGTCGAAAAGGCCTGCGAGATCGCGAAGGCGAAGGGCGCGAAGCGCGCACTGCCGCTGCCGGTGTCGGCGCCGTTCCATTCGTCGCTGCTCAAGCCGGCGTCGGACCAACTGCGCGACTATCTTGCGAACGTCGACGTCAAGGCGCCGCAAATCCCGGTCGTCAACAACATCGACGTCGCCGTGGTCAGCGATCCGGCTGCGATCAAGGATGCGCTGGTGCGCCAGGCCGCGGGCCCGGTGCGCTGGGTCGAGTGCGTGCAGCACATCGCCGGCACGGGCGTCACGCACGTGATCGAATGCGGCCCGGGCAAGGTGCTCGCCGGCCTGACGAAGCGCATCGACGGCAACCTGGCGGGCGCGTCGGTATTCGATCCGGCTTCGCTCGACGAAGCGCTCAAGCTGGTGACCGCCTGACGCGGCGCCTTTTCTCAAGAGACGGATATTCGATTCATGGACAAGACTCTCGATAAACAGGTTGCGATCGTCACCGGCGCATCGCGCGGCATCGGCCGTTCGATCGCGCTCGAGCTCGCGCGCCTGGGTGCGACGGTGATCGGCACGGCGACGAGCGAATCGGGCGCCGCTGCGATTACCGCGGCGTTCGCGGAAGCGGGCGTCACGGGCCGCGGCGCGGTGCTGAACGTCAACGACGCGGCAGCCGCCGAGGCGCTGATCGACGCGACCGTGAAGGAATTCGGCGCGCTGAACGTGCTCGTCAACAACGCGGGCATCACGCAGGACCAGCTCGCGATGCGGATGAAGGACGAGGACTGGGACGCGGTGATCGACACCAACCTGAAGTCGGTGTTCCGCCTGTCGCGCGCGGTGCTGCGCCCGATGATGAAGGCGCGTGGCGGCCGCATCATCAACATCACGTCGGTGGTCGGCTCGGCCGGCAACCCGGGTCAGGTCAACTACGCGGCTGCGAAGGCCGGCGTGGCGGGCATGACGCGTGCGCTTGCGCGTGAAATCGGCAGCCGCGGCATCACCGTGAACTGCGTGGCGCCGGGCTTCATCGACACCGACATGACGAAGACGCTGCCGGAAGAACAGCAGGCCGCGCTCAAGACCCAGATTCCGCTCGGCCGCCTCGGCAGCCCGGAAGACATCGCCCATGCCGTCGCGTTCCTCGCATCGCCGCAAGCCGGTTACATCACCGGTACGACGCTGCACGTGAACGGCGGCATGTACATGTCGTAACGATTTTCGTTTACCATCCGCGCCGTATCCCGTTTTTCAGGCGGACCGGCGCTTGATCGACCATCAAGCCAACGCGCGTTTTGGCGTCAGCAAACCTGATAAAATGCGCGCACTTGTAAATCTGAACTTTCCCTCGGAGGGGTAATGGACAACATCGAACAACGTGTCAAGAAGATCGTCGCTGAACAACTGGGCGTCGCGGAAGCCGAGATCAAGAACGAAGCTTCGTTCGTGAACGACCTGGGCGCCGACTCGCTCGACACGGTCGAACTGGTGATGGCTCTGGAAGACGAGTTCGGCATGGAAATCCCGGACGAAGAAGCAGAGAAGATCACGACCGTTCAGCAAGCGATCGACTACGCTCGCGCAAACGTCAAGGCGTAAGCGCCTTTCGCGCTTGTCCGCCACGTCGCCGCGATCTTCGCGATTGACGCGCCATCCTGCCGGCTTCGCGCCGGACGGACTAACAGCCACAGGGCTCGCAGGGCTGGTTCCTGTGGCCACTGTGGCTTTTGTTTTTGTCATCCAATAATGGAAAAGAGGTTACCGTGAGCCGCCGTCGTGTTGTTGTTACAGGCCTGGGGCTGATTTCGCCTGTTGGCAATAATGTTGCCGACGGCTGGGCCAATCTCGTCGCCGGCAAGTCCGGTATCGCCACCGTCACGAAGTTCGATGCGTCGAACCTCGCCTGCCATTTCGCGGGCGAAGTGAAGGGCTTCAGCGCCGAGGAGTACATCCCGGCGAAGGAAGCCCGGAGCATGGATACGTTCATCCATTACGGCATCGCCGCCGGCGTCCAGGCCATCAAGGACAGCGGGCTGGAAGTGAACGAAGCCAATGCGGAGCGCATCGGCGTGATGGTCGGTTCCGGCATCGGCGGCCTGCCGATGATCGAAGATACGCACCAGACCTACGTCGATCGTGGTCCGCGCCGGATTTCGCCATTCTTCGTGCCGGGTTCGATCATCAACATGATCTCGGGTCACCTGAGCATCATGTTCGGCCTGAAGGGCCCGAACCTCGCGGCCGTGACGGCCTGCACGACCGGCCTGCACAGCATCGGCCTCGCAGCGCGCCTGATCCAGGCCGGCGACGCCGACGTGATGGTTGCGGGCGGCGCCGAATCGACGGTATCGCCGCTCGGCATCGGCGGTTTCGCGGCAGCGCGTGCGCTGTCGACCCGCAACGACGATCCGGCCAGCGCATCCCGCCCGTGGGACAGGGACCGCGACGGCTTCGTGCTGGGCGAGGGTGCCGGTGTGATGGTGCTCGAGGAGTACGAAGCGGCGAAGGCACGCGGCGCGAAGATCTACGCGGAAGTCTCGGGCTTCGGCATGACGGGCGACGCGTACCACATGACCGCGCCGAACATGGACGGCCCGCGC is from Burkholderia sp. HI2500 and encodes:
- the acpP gene encoding acyl carrier protein; this encodes MDNIEQRVKKIVAEQLGVAEAEIKNEASFVNDLGADSLDTVELVMALEDEFGMEIPDEEAEKITTVQQAIDYARANVKA
- the fabD gene encoding ACP S-malonyltransferase, whose protein sequence is MKFAFVFPGQGSQAVGMLNAFADLAVVRETLQEASDALNQDLGKLIAEGPAEELNLTTNTQPVMLTAAYACYRAWQQAGGPAPSIVAGHSLGEYTALVAAGALAFKDAVPLVRFRAQAMQTAVPVGQGGMAAILGLDDDTVRAVCAEAAEAGVVEAVNFNAPAQVVIAGNKAAVEKACEIAKAKGAKRALPLPVSAPFHSSLLKPASDQLRDYLANVDVKAPQIPVVNNIDVAVVSDPAAIKDALVRQAAGPVRWVECVQHIAGTGVTHVIECGPGKVLAGLTKRIDGNLAGASVFDPASLDEALKLVTA
- the plsX gene encoding phosphate acyltransferase PlsX encodes the protein MTVKLTIDCMGGDHGPSVTVPAAVKFVRAHPDAHLMLVGIESAIRAQLKKLKALDDPALTIVPATEVVAMDDPVEVALRKKKDSSMRVALNHVKEGAAQACISAGNTGALMAVSRYVLKTLPGIERPAIAFALPNPTGYTMMLDLGANVDCEPQHLLQFAEMGHALVAALEGKERPTIGLLNIGEEVIKGNETIKRAGELLRASTLNFRGNVEGNDIYKGTVDVIVCDGFVGNVALKTSEGLAQMLSDIIREEFGRSLMSKLMALLALPVLMRFKKRVDHRQYNGAALLGLKSLVIKSHGSADAYAFEWAIKRGYDAVKNGVLERLARAMADNSVSLGEGEHDAGGAGHASPAAGHHADPSAAQSSKA
- the rpmF gene encoding 50S ribosomal protein L32; this encodes MAVQQNKKSPSKRGMHRSHDFLTAAPLAVEPSTGEVHLRHHVSPNGYYRGKKVVKTKND
- a CDS encoding YceD family protein, which codes for MNTSSGKPAAALDPHAIDLFEFARSGRQASGAVRLSQLPRMLNEVPADAPDRDTVFTWQAEGFTQKELQDDGADGQQPYLRLAVHGHAWLTCQRCMTPYDQAFDVDMTYRIVATEEEAEEFPLDDDEADVIVGSRQFDLVDLIEEELLLSLPLVPKHEVCPAVHESLVSGASGPAEAADEESDETGDEGKRPNPFAALQALKKDGDGTKKH
- a CDS encoding beta-ketoacyl-ACP synthase III codes for the protein MAQSTLYSRVLGTGSYLPPDRVTNQQLTDRLAKEGIETSDEWIVARTGIHARHFAAPDVTTSDLALEASRRAIEAAGIDPQSIDLIIVATSTPDFVFPSTACLLQNKLGIKNGGAAFDVQAVCSGFAYAMATADSFIRSGQHRTALVVGAETFSRILDFKDRTTCVLFGDGAGAVILSASEEPGVLGSALHADGSYSHILCTPGNVNRGVIEGSAFLYMDGQAVFKLAVNVLEKVAIEALAKANLAPEQIDWLIPHQANIRIMTSTCRKLGLPQERMVVTVDQHGNTSAASIPLALDTAVRDGRIQRGQHVLIEGVGGGFTWGASVFRY
- the fabG gene encoding 3-oxoacyl-ACP reductase FabG codes for the protein MDKTLDKQVAIVTGASRGIGRSIALELARLGATVIGTATSESGAAAITAAFAEAGVTGRGAVLNVNDAAAAEALIDATVKEFGALNVLVNNAGITQDQLAMRMKDEDWDAVIDTNLKSVFRLSRAVLRPMMKARGGRIINITSVVGSAGNPGQVNYAAAKAGVAGMTRALAREIGSRGITVNCVAPGFIDTDMTKTLPEEQQAALKTQIPLGRLGSPEDIAHAVAFLASPQAGYITGTTLHVNGGMYMS
- the fabF gene encoding beta-ketoacyl-ACP synthase II encodes the protein MSRRRVVVTGLGLISPVGNNVADGWANLVAGKSGIATVTKFDASNLACHFAGEVKGFSAEEYIPAKEARSMDTFIHYGIAAGVQAIKDSGLEVNEANAERIGVMVGSGIGGLPMIEDTHQTYVDRGPRRISPFFVPGSIINMISGHLSIMFGLKGPNLAAVTACTTGLHSIGLAARLIQAGDADVMVAGGAESTVSPLGIGGFAAARALSTRNDDPASASRPWDRDRDGFVLGEGAGVMVLEEYEAAKARGAKIYAEVSGFGMTGDAYHMTAPNMDGPRRCMVAALRDAGMNADEVQYLNAHGTSTPLGDKNESDAVKAAFGEHAYKIVVNSTKSMTGHLLGGAGGLESVFTVLALHNNVSPPTINIFNQDPECDLDYCANTARDMKIDVAVKNNFGFGGTNGTLVFKRV